The genomic interval TGGAGAACTTGTGAGTGCCTCGGTGACTTTAATTTGAAGTTGTACTGACATAGCATAACCTGCAGAACGGCTCAACTCTCTTCTACTAAAGAAGAACTTACTGCTTCCAAAGAGCAAATTCAAGCTGTTACTGAATCGTCTGCTAAACGACAAATTGAGTTGGATAATCTACAAGCCGAGAATGTAGATCTTAAAGCTCAGCTTGAAAAAGTACAATCTACTCCAGCAGCTGAAATTGACGAGACTTTAGTTAATGACTTGAAGGAAAGAATCGAGCGTGAGTTGAAAGCTGGTTATGGTGTAGCGAAGCCCTATACTAATCACTCATTCACGCCCTTGAATTTAGAACTCGAGATGTCATTAACCCAAAAGACcgaagaagttgatgaagctgatgatagAACAAGGGAAGCATTCAAAACAAATGctaaattagaaaagaaattaggtaaattgCAAAGGCAATTAGAAACTGCACAAGTCGAGAAAAACACTGCTTTAAACAAACTTGCTACCCAACCAAGTTTACCTAtacaatcatcaacttctgCACCTGTCATGAATCCAAAATCACTTGTTGTCCCAAATACTACTAATTCAACCTCAGTGCCTTCACCAGCTCAAATAATTAAGAAACCTAGAGTCGTTTcagcacctacacctacCCAAAGAACACCATTATCGTCAGTAAACATCTTCAAACCTTCTACTGAGAACACTGCTTCACttttatcaccaccaccttcattagaACGCAAGAGGCAtagagaagatgatcctATCAAACCAATTCAATCTGTTGACGCTATAATGCAACCTCCCCCTACAAACATATccataaatcatcaacataaATCACCAAGTAAACCTTTGGTAACACATAAATCAAGTTTTACCCCACAAAGAGGTCAGAATACCAGACCATCAGTATtctcaaatcaaaataacaatGAAGGGATAGATATCACAAAACAGAAGTTATCTTTCCCTGCTCCTCCTACTAGAAGTGTCTTTCAACCTAGATAAATGATAAAGTAATTTGAAAACATATTGCATTGAGATATCCTTATGACCAACTGATGATACGAATTATGGACAATTGTTTCCCGTTTTTTCCCTTGAAGTACCTAGATATTTGTGCTCTCACCTTGTTTATGAATCAATTAATGATAAgttctgtatatatatatctttctttctattttaaatgataattatgTGCATGAATAATGTTTCCGCGAATCTAATATACCAAGTAATCAATTATTTCGAATGACTATTGCATATATGACAAGGGTATAATATACAACTTTTTGAACGTTAAAAGAGCTATGTTACTTTGTTTAACATAACATACAGTGATACCTAATTCCGTTTCAAGTTTAGCCATATTCTGAAAATCGACTTGTATCTTTTTTCTTGGTCAGGCATCCTCAAAAATAATTTGAACAACTGAAGAATAGAAAGATGAATGAAAATTCGATTTTttataaatcttctttatttcttTGCATCTTTTTTTTACCGTTTCTTATTATTTTGAGGTACACTTTGTTTATTACCAACACTTAAAACCATATGAGCTTCACCTGTTTTTTGTTGTCTTCTTGTAAATGCATCTGTCATACCTAATGGTGTATCTGTAGCAGACATTGTGAATTGTTTACGTTCTTCAGAAATTTTCTTTAATCGTTTTTCAGTCTTCATTCTACCTGAAGTTTTACCACTAAAAGtttgatgaaaaaaaaaaaaacagtcAGTTAAAAAGAGTCAGTTCAATTGACATATTCGTACATACATATGTATGTAGATATACAGGAGAATAAGGGAAGATTGGAAAAACAAAGACTTACTGGAATTTATGTGATAAAGATTTCcaagcttctttaggtgTCATTGTTCTACCGAATTCATCTGTATAGACAATATTGACATCAGGTTTATATGATTTATAGGAATCTAAAGCATCTCTAGcttcttgttgttctcttaatctattttcaaattctctttgaacttgatctttATTACCACCTCTTGACAtgattctttccatttctctttGTGCTGTTCTACGTCTATGATCAGCTAACCATagatctttttctttttgtatcTTTTCCcgttctttatcttcttcacttgtaGCTTTTATTGCACCTTGATTTCTTAACATTGATAAAATTCCTGCTACTCCATTTCCTATAACTGGTTCTGATTCTGTTGGTATTcctgattcttctttcttgatattaTCTATTTCTTGCAACTGTTTATCGATTTTCATTCTATATTCTTCCAAGGATAATCCTTCTCTAGCAgccatttcagctaaagcttcatcttcatcatcagacatatcttcatcttcatccatttcaccttcttctgtTCGTTCAATCTTTACTACAACAGGCTGTTCTTGCTGCGGTGCAGTTGGTGTAGCGgctctttctttcttaacTGGTACAGCGAGTGATTCCAATGTAACATTTCGTACAAATTCAGACGTATCGTCGAATGTAATTCgcccatcttcttctccatcaacaccatcagCAGGAGCAGCCGCTGCCTCCTCTCGCTTTTGTTCCGCAACTGCAAGTGGCGTCAGCTGATATTGCGAGACGAGCGCTGTCACTTGACTCACTTTGTGCAGCCAAATCCTCAGCCTTGATCTTTGGCTTCTTTTTCGCATTCTCCCTCCTGGATCTCGCCAGAGCAGCTTGAAGATCATCGTCATCCACCAAATTATCCGGTCCATCAGCTACCACTCGACGCGAAAATGTTGGTTCTCCATCCACCTCCATGTCATTTTCTTCTCCATCACCTTCTGCTTTTCGAGTAGATCGCTTTGCCTTCTTTTTCTACGATACGAAACAAgatattatcagcttgaaaCTCAGAAACTTTGCACTGGTAAGTAAAGGACTTACCTTTGGTTTCTTGAATCCCTTCTCTCCTTCTTTGGCGTAATCCGAGATATCAAACTCCTCTGTAAATAAGGATTAGCAAGGTAAATCGTTGGCTTGTGTTCAGAATTGTAGCACTCACTTGTATAATCCAGATTTAGTTTGACTTTAGTCGCAGGGGCCATTCCCatttcagcatcttcatctactattttcattttcttttctacagGTGCACCTAATCGGAATCCCTGTAATGATGGCATCCCAGGTCAGCTCAATTCCTTTTCTGAAGCCTAGGCTGAAGATTGAATACGTACCTCTGATTTGGCTTTTCCTGATGAGAATTCGTCATCATATTTACCCAAGATATCTGCTTTTATACCAATCCTATTctcatcaaattcttcatcatcatatccagTATACTGCTCTGCTgctttcctttttctttctttggcCGCTTTTATTGCTGCGTCATCTACCATATTTACGTTTTGAAGTTCGTCCTCTAGAAAGATAGCCATAACTGTAAGTTTGCATTTCCTGAATTTCAAGGAAAggagaatgaaaaaaaaaaacatacCATCACCTTCCAATACTCTACCATCTTTCAAAGTTAATAtgatatcttcaccttcctgaaattcatcaacatcatgaCCAACTTTGAGTCCACTCAAATCACCTATAAGGGTATGAAATTGTCAGTTAACATAATCAACTGCTGCCAAATGTCAAAATCCCTCTTAAAGATGAGGAGGGAGAGACCGAAACTGATGTACAGGAACAATGATACTTACGTTCATCATAAatagctttatcagcttcttccatttctttcgctcttttagctaattctgctGCACGTAacttttctctctttttctgTTGTTTTATCCATGATTTTGTgtctaatttatcatcttcatttgataaacctaaagttttaccttttaattttgaatttaatgctGAACGGTTTCGTGCCCTACAAGAATCATACCATAATATTGGTTAGGATTGAGTTCTTTTCTTTCCGTTAAGAATGAACATAGATTTCTGTTAAATGATAAAAGTATGAACACTGTCACATTTATTTGTAGGGGGATAAGGACATAGGGAGGGATATGAACTGAGAGTACATTGAGATGGAGATGAATGACACTTACTTTTCTATACGTTCTTTCAActctttctcctctttctcttttctcatATCAGCTCTTCTTTGAGCATAATTAGCTTCTGCCAAagcatctttatcaactggtacatcttcttcattttcagccGGAGCAGAAGTTGATAATCCCAATTGTTCTCTTAATTTGAGTGTTTCTTCAATCGAGAGCGATTCTTGATGACTTGACATCTTGATGTGAGCTTGTTCGGTCCTGGTACCCTTCAAAATAATaaacaagctgaatcttattgaaatatcaatgaagataatatgGATCACAGTTCAAGGTAACTTAGAGAGAGATGTAACTTATGAATTATGAATTCGAGGTTTATGTCATGAGTTGGGTGGcaaaataaaggtaaactCTACGGTGAGCGGTAATTCGGAAAACAGCTCAAGTGGCATCTTTTTCACGTTCTATCATCTTAAACATCACCTCTACTCAAGTATCTCTGtttatcaattcatctttgatactcaatgtatgtataaaCATCGATCacaaaaacaatcaaacatCCCTGCGCCAGTCCAATAGCATCAAATAGGTTGGgaataaaaacaaaaattcATCATGCCACCGAAAGGAGGATCAAGAAAAACAGAATTAAGAGCATGTTTAATATGTTCAGTTTTACAATCGACGAATGATTTCCTAACGCAGGGTTGTCCAAATTGTGAAGAGATATTAGAGGTGAGTGTGAACCCCTTAGAATATCAGCTCAGCTTATTAATCATGTCTTGATATGATGAAAGGATAAAGTGAGCTAATCTAAATTCATCTGCTCATTAGATGAGAGGGTCAGCTGAAAGAGTAGCAGAATGTACAAGTGTGACTTATGATGGTATGATAGCTATGATGGAGCCTTCAGAAAGTTGGGTAGCTAGATGGCAACGTATAGGTAAGTATTTATACCTCATTCACACACTTTATCATGAATGCTCGATCTCGCCCTATCTAAGTATACCATTGTGAAACGTTTCAGGAAAAAAACGCTGATATTTCTTTGTTACGATATCATGATAGATAAAAAGATGAGAGGAATATATGCAGTACGAGTAACAGGAAGACCACCTCCAGATGTTATAGAAGCTATAGAAGCTAGAGGCGGTGTTTATAGACCTAGAGATGCTGTTGAAGATTAGATTATCAGGTGCAGCTTTTCGAAAATAGCAGTACCACAAGCTCGACAATTCTCAGGGCTACCGCTCAGGATGTTTGAATATATTCATATAACAAGAGATTTCATACCTCATCAATGGcgaaagaagtagaagagcACGATACGACCGATGACTCAAGTAGAATTGTGATACTTTTTGTAAATACTGTATGTAATATCTAAAGCATCGAGTTTGTTCGAAGCATTCATCGCTGTACTCAGGACTATAATGTCTACGTGAAACTGCGACGCTTCTTCCAATATAAGATCCAGCTGATTGTGTGCGAAGTAATACAGTACCAACAACTAGGCCTGCGCGAATGTGATATGTGCAAAAGATACAATTCATTCATTAAATTGATACAATTTTAGTGATTACTTCTTTACTTTCTCTATCTGTTTTACGTCTGCACTCTGACACGAAATCTATATTTGCCGATCTTTAACAGATGCTTTAGACATGTGTAGCTAAAGGAGCTTCAGCAGTTCCACTACCGTATTTCTTGACTGGTTCTTTAGTAGCGTTTTCGTCTCCCTATAAAATGTGAAGATCATTAGCTCTCAAAAGCATTGTCCACTCCCAGGTATAAATCACTTACCTTGAAGTATTTAACTTCTTTATCGCCCATGAATTTCATGActaaatcagcttgagttttcttgaagttgaaaccGAAACCTTCATGAGAGTAATCTTTCTCATTGGCTTGATCTTTGTGGTATAAGATTAATGGGAAATCTGAATCTTTAGTTGCAGGATCTAAAACGATTGAGACTAATGCGTTGATCGTAGCTGTTTTTGGGATAAGGTGGAAGTGCCATCTCTAATTATGGCAAAAAAGATCGTCGTCAGAATTGCGTATCCCGCATACCATGATGAACATGCATTCACTCACTTGTTTGTTCTTGAATTGAATCAAGGTGTCATCGTTCTTGACGATTTCGTAACCCAAGTTATCAGATTGAGGGAATAGCTTTGGTAAACCAAACCATTGACCTGCCATCTTGTATCGGTCTATATCACAGATCATGGTATCAGCATTTGTGCTTCCCCTCAACGTGCGACAGAAAGTTCAGAGTTAAATCCATCCGATCGATCGGAATGACTCACCATTGGCATACACAAATTGATCATCGTAAACACATGCAGGAGCATATCTAGCAACTCTTTCTACGGTAGGTTGACAAGAATATAAAGCGATAACATCGTCAATCAATTTTTGTctattaggtggtaaagggattgatttagatgtatCTGGTTCCATATCTTCTGTAGGTAAAGTTTGTCTAGGTTCAACAGATTCGCCAGTTACACCTGATGCTGCATTTCTAGTGTCGATAATGATCTGTGGGATGGATTCTTCTGAAGCTGacattttgttttccttttcttgctgttgttttgatttagaaaatataGAAGATTGTCTTCTTTGTATTGATTGTATtaatgaggaagaagataaattaggtttCTTCggtatatatgttgatgatgaagcagaagtCGAACTAAAACTATTACGCTGTGATATAGGATGCGCaagtggtggtaaagataaagaagagaTTTGCGAtctaggtaataaaggtCTTTTACTACTTATACTTGAACAAGATGAACTACTACCATTTGTACTTAGATGTGATGTATGCTGTAAAGTGGAT from Kwoniella dendrophila CBS 6074 chromosome 9, complete sequence carries:
- a CDS encoding transcription elongation factor SPT4, with the translated sequence MPPKGGSRKTELRACLICSVLQSTNDFLTQGCPNCEEILEMRGSAERVAECTSVTYDGMIAMMEPSESWVARWQRIDKKMRGIYAVRVTGRPPPDVIEAIEARGGVYRPRDAVED